The DNA region ATTGATGGTGCTGGTTGTAAAATTGAAGACCGCGTGCGTGTTGTGGTGCGTATTATCAAAGATGTGTGGTGGCCAACAGCATTTACACCAAACGGAGATAACATCAATGATCTTTGGAACCTTAAGGGTAAACGCGTTAGAAACATTAAATCATTAAATATCTATGACCGTTGGGGTGAATTGGTTTATGCTGCAAAGAATATTAAAGATGGAAACCTTGATGCCGGAGTAGGCTGGGGTGGTAACTTTAGAGGAGAAAGAGCCTTGCCTGGTGTTTATGTATTCTATGCAGAAGTGGAGTATGTTGGTTCTGAAGGATCAGATATTTATAAAGGAGAATTCACACTGCTTAGGTAATTTCTTTAAAGCTTAGGACTTTTAAAATTAGCTAATAAAATAAATGAAAGGCCATTCTGTAAAAGAGTGGCCTTTCTTATTTGTGTAATTAAACCATTGGGTCTGAGATAAATCATTTTGTATTCCGAGAGTTTTCATTGGAATGTAATATCAATCCTATATCATTTGAATGACTTGATTGGTCCTTGATTGTGTAAGGATTAATTTTCTTATGATACGATGTTTCAATTTCCTGTGAAGTGTATTTTAGTAATTACACTTGTAACATTCAAATGAACTCTAATTGCAATTCTCGGTCAATTTTGTCTGGATAATATGGAGGGCAAGTTGTTTTTGTTGTTCTCGATTGAGTTGGCTATTGTCAAGTAAAATAGCATCTTCAGTTTGGATTAATGGACTGTCTTTTCGAGTTGAGTCGATTTGATCTCGTTTTTTAAGATTTGATTTAATTTGTTCAAGGCTTTGTTGAATTCCACGTTGCTTTAATTCTGAATAGCGGCGTTGGGCTCTGGTATCTATTTCGGCAGTAACAAAAAGTTTTACATCTGCATTCGGAAATACGACACTGCCTATATCGCGTCCATCCATAATAATGGATTTTCCGCTTGCAATTTTTCTTTGCAAGTCAACCATTGCTTTTCTGATGTTGGATACTGCAGATACCTCACTTACAAGGTCAGAAACACTGGGTTGCCTGATTTCTTCGGTTACATCTTTATTATTTAACAAGAGTTGGGGTTTTGAACCCGGAATAAAATCAATTTGAATTTCGTGTATTGGAATGTCTTCTATAGCAAGATCAGGATTGATTTTTTTTTGCTCCAAATAATACAAGGTGATGGCTCTGTACATGGCGCCTGAATCTATATAAACGATGTTTAATTCAGTAGCTAAATCCTTTGCCAGGGTACTTTTACCACAAGCAGAAAATCCATCTACAGCTATTATCATATGCATTGACTAAAGTAAAAAAAAATCCTGTCTTGTGAACAGGATTTTAATTTTAATATTCTTCTTCATTAAAGAGGAAATCATCTTTCCGGGGATAATCCGGCCAGATATCTTCCATGCTTTCATAGATTTCTTCATCGTCTTCCAGTTCCTGAAGATTTTCTAACACTTCAATTGGAGCACCTGAACGTATGGCAAAATCTATCAGCTCATCCCGTGATGCCGGCCATGGTGCTTCTTCCAAATGATGAGCTAATTCTAACGTCCAATACATAGCTTGATTTTTATTAGGTAATTGATTTTATTGTAATTCTTAAATGACATGAAAAGTTCCGTTGAATCAAAATTTATAG from Saprospiraceae bacterium includes:
- a CDS encoding (d)CMP kinase, with the translated sequence MHMIIAVDGFSACGKSTLAKDLATELNIVYIDSGAMYRAITLYYLEQKKINPDLAIEDIPIHEIQIDFIPGSKPQLLLNNKDVTEEIRQPSVSDLVSEVSAVSNIRKAMVDLQRKIASGKSIIMDGRDIGSVVFPNADVKLFVTAEIDTRAQRRYSELKQRGIQQSLEQIKSNLKKRDQIDSTRKDSPLIQTEDAILLDNSQLNREQQKQLALHIIQTKLTENCN
- a CDS encoding DUF2795 domain-containing protein; this translates as MYWTLELAHHLEEAPWPASRDELIDFAIRSGAPIEVLENLQELEDDEEIYESMEDIWPDYPRKDDFLFNEEEY